In a single window of the Elaeis guineensis isolate ETL-2024a chromosome 6, EG11, whole genome shotgun sequence genome:
- the LOC105047530 gene encoding calcium-dependent protein kinase 1 isoform X2 encodes MGNRGSRPFSSNRPNDSGRGGSDRPPASRPHHTATSAGGDGPKALRPRPAAATPRLLTPSVGRVLGRPMEDVRAFYTFGRELGRGQFGVTYLVTSKQTGERFACKSIATRKLTHRDDIEDVRREVQIMHHLTGHRNIVELKAAYEDRHSVNLVMELCEGGELFDRIIAKGHYSERAAAALCREIVTVVHICHSMGVMHRDLKPENFLFLNKKEDSPLKATDFGLSVFFKPGEVFKDIVGSAYYVAPEVLRQNYGPEADIWSAGVILYILLSGVPPFWAENEQGIFDAVLRGHIDFSSEPWSSISSGAKELVKKMLRQDPKERLTAGQILNHPWIREDGEASDKPLDITVLSRMKQFRAMNKLKKVALKVIAESLSEEEIMGLKEMFKSMDTDNSGTITFEELKAGLPKLGTKISESEVRQLMEAADVDGNGTIDYIEFISATMHMNRMEKEDHLYKAFEYFDKDKSGYITVEELEQALRKYNMGDDKTIKEIIAEVDTDHVLDVVNCWQ; translated from the exons ATGGGAAACCGTGGCTCCCGGCCCTTCTCCTCTAACCGCCCCAACGACTCCGGCCGCGGCGGATCCGACCGCCCTCCCGCTTCCCGACCCCACCATACCGCCACCTCCGCCGGCGGCGACGGGCCTAAAGCCCTCCGCCCCCGGCCGGCAGCGGCCACTCCCCGCCTTCTCACTCCCAGTGTCGGTCGCGTCCTTGGCCGCCCCATGGAGGACGTCCGGGCTTTCTACACCTTCGGTCGCGAGCTCGGCCGCGGCCAGTTCGGCGTCACCTACCTGGTGACCTCCAAGCAGACCGGCGAGCGCTTCGCCTGCAAGTCTATCGCCACGAGGAAGTTGACCCACCGCGACGACATCGAGGACGTCCGGCGCGAGGTCCAGATCATGCACCACCTCACCGGTCACCGGAACATCGTCGAGCTGAAGGCGGCGTACGAGGATCGGCACTCTGTGAATTTGGTGATGGAGCTCTGTGAGGGCGGGGAGCTCTTCGACAGGATCATTGCCAAGGGCCACTACTCGGAGCGAGCAGCCGCCGCGCTCTGCCGCGAGATCGTGACTGTCGTCCACATCTGCCACTCCATGGGGGTGATGCATCGGGATCTTAAGCCGGAAAACTTCTTGTTCTTGAACAAGAAGGAGGATTCGCCGCTCAAGGCCACTGATTTCGGGCTCTCCGTCTTCTTTAAGCCTG GAGAAGTATTCAAAGATATTGTTGGGAGTGCATATTATGTGGCTCCTGAAGTGTTGCGGCAGAATTATGGACCAGAGGCTGATATTTGGAGTGCTGGAGTGATACTTTACATTCTTCTCTCTGGTGTTCCTCCTTTTTGGGCAG AGAATGAACAGGGCATATTTGATGCTGTTTTACGTGGGCATATTGATTTCTCATCTGAACCTTGGTCTTCTATATCTAGTGGTGCAAAGGAACTAGTCAAGAAGATGCTAAGGCAAGATCCGAAGGAGCGGCTTACTGCAGGTCAAATTCTGA aTCATCCGTGGATCAGAGAAGATGGGGAAGCCTCTGACAAACCACTTGACATTACAGTTTTAAGCAGAATGAAACAGTTCAGGGCCATGAACAAGCTCAAGAAAGTAGCCTTGAAG GTCATAGCAGAAAGCCTGTCAGAGGAAGAAATTATGGGTTTAAAAGAAATGTTCAAATCTATGGACACTGATAACAGTGGGAcaattacttttgaagaactaaaAGCTGGTCTACCCAAACTTGGTACCAAGATTTCTGAATCTGAAGTTAGGCAGCTGATGGAAGCG GCTGATGTGGATGGAAATGGGACTATTGATTATATTGAATTTATAAGTGCTACAATGCACATGAATAGAATGGAAAAGGAAGATCATCTGTATAAGGCATTTGAGTATTTTGATAAAGACAAGAGCGG GTACATTACAGTGGAGGAACTTGAGCAAGCTCTTAGGAAGTACAATATGGGTGATGACAAAACAATAAAAGAGATCATTGCGGAAGTAGATACCGATCAT GTACTTGATGTAGTAAATTGCTGGCAGTGA
- the LOC105047530 gene encoding calcium-dependent protein kinase 1 isoform X1 — MGNRGSRPFSSNRPNDSGRGGSDRPPASRPHHTATSAGGDGPKALRPRPAAATPRLLTPSVGRVLGRPMEDVRAFYTFGRELGRGQFGVTYLVTSKQTGERFACKSIATRKLTHRDDIEDVRREVQIMHHLTGHRNIVELKAAYEDRHSVNLVMELCEGGELFDRIIAKGHYSERAAAALCREIVTVVHICHSMGVMHRDLKPENFLFLNKKEDSPLKATDFGLSVFFKPGEVFKDIVGSAYYVAPEVLRQNYGPEADIWSAGVILYILLSGVPPFWAENEQGIFDAVLRGHIDFSSEPWSSISSGAKELVKKMLRQDPKERLTAGQILNHPWIREDGEASDKPLDITVLSRMKQFRAMNKLKKVALKVIAESLSEEEIMGLKEMFKSMDTDNSGTITFEELKAGLPKLGTKISESEVRQLMEAADVDGNGTIDYIEFISATMHMNRMEKEDHLYKAFEYFDKDKSGYITVEELEQALRKYNMGDDKTIKEIIAEVDTDHDGRINYEEFVAMMRQDSPAMVANRRCK, encoded by the exons ATGGGAAACCGTGGCTCCCGGCCCTTCTCCTCTAACCGCCCCAACGACTCCGGCCGCGGCGGATCCGACCGCCCTCCCGCTTCCCGACCCCACCATACCGCCACCTCCGCCGGCGGCGACGGGCCTAAAGCCCTCCGCCCCCGGCCGGCAGCGGCCACTCCCCGCCTTCTCACTCCCAGTGTCGGTCGCGTCCTTGGCCGCCCCATGGAGGACGTCCGGGCTTTCTACACCTTCGGTCGCGAGCTCGGCCGCGGCCAGTTCGGCGTCACCTACCTGGTGACCTCCAAGCAGACCGGCGAGCGCTTCGCCTGCAAGTCTATCGCCACGAGGAAGTTGACCCACCGCGACGACATCGAGGACGTCCGGCGCGAGGTCCAGATCATGCACCACCTCACCGGTCACCGGAACATCGTCGAGCTGAAGGCGGCGTACGAGGATCGGCACTCTGTGAATTTGGTGATGGAGCTCTGTGAGGGCGGGGAGCTCTTCGACAGGATCATTGCCAAGGGCCACTACTCGGAGCGAGCAGCCGCCGCGCTCTGCCGCGAGATCGTGACTGTCGTCCACATCTGCCACTCCATGGGGGTGATGCATCGGGATCTTAAGCCGGAAAACTTCTTGTTCTTGAACAAGAAGGAGGATTCGCCGCTCAAGGCCACTGATTTCGGGCTCTCCGTCTTCTTTAAGCCTG GAGAAGTATTCAAAGATATTGTTGGGAGTGCATATTATGTGGCTCCTGAAGTGTTGCGGCAGAATTATGGACCAGAGGCTGATATTTGGAGTGCTGGAGTGATACTTTACATTCTTCTCTCTGGTGTTCCTCCTTTTTGGGCAG AGAATGAACAGGGCATATTTGATGCTGTTTTACGTGGGCATATTGATTTCTCATCTGAACCTTGGTCTTCTATATCTAGTGGTGCAAAGGAACTAGTCAAGAAGATGCTAAGGCAAGATCCGAAGGAGCGGCTTACTGCAGGTCAAATTCTGA aTCATCCGTGGATCAGAGAAGATGGGGAAGCCTCTGACAAACCACTTGACATTACAGTTTTAAGCAGAATGAAACAGTTCAGGGCCATGAACAAGCTCAAGAAAGTAGCCTTGAAG GTCATAGCAGAAAGCCTGTCAGAGGAAGAAATTATGGGTTTAAAAGAAATGTTCAAATCTATGGACACTGATAACAGTGGGAcaattacttttgaagaactaaaAGCTGGTCTACCCAAACTTGGTACCAAGATTTCTGAATCTGAAGTTAGGCAGCTGATGGAAGCG GCTGATGTGGATGGAAATGGGACTATTGATTATATTGAATTTATAAGTGCTACAATGCACATGAATAGAATGGAAAAGGAAGATCATCTGTATAAGGCATTTGAGTATTTTGATAAAGACAAGAGCGG GTACATTACAGTGGAGGAACTTGAGCAAGCTCTTAGGAAGTACAATATGGGTGATGACAAAACAATAAAAGAGATCATTGCGGAAGTAGATACCGATCAT GATGGAAGAATTAACTATGAGGAGTTTGTGGCCATGATGAGGCAAGACAGCCCGGCCATGGTTGCAAACCGGCGGTGTAAATGA